One part of the Streptomyces sp. AM 2-1-1 genome encodes these proteins:
- a CDS encoding ArsA family ATPase: MTRTPRAGSGAVPADGTEAAGGTEAVGGTEAVGGTETVDAGEAVDAGEAALGPGLDTDALLDDPGIRIVVCCGSGGVGKTTTAAALGVRAAERGRKVVVLTIDPARRLAQSMGIDQLDNVPRRVEDIAGEGELHAMMLDMKRTFDETVEAHADPERARAILDNPFYQSLSAGFAGTQEYMAMEKLGQLRARDEWDLIIVDTPPSRSALDFLDAPKRLGSFLDGTFIRLLMAPAKIGGRAGMKFLNVGMSMMTGTLGKLLGGQFLRDVQTFVAAMDTMFGGFRTRADATYQLLQAPGTAFLVVATPERDALREAAYFVDRLAAESMPLAGLVLNRAHGSEAARLTAGQALAAAENLEAASMVDRPAGKTGLSDPVVDPSPEPSPENAESPVLPGTDGVSADPLVPVVPVEELTAGLLRLHAERMQVVARERETRERFTAAHPEVLVTEVAALPGDVHDLSGLRTVGERLAAARSGQPPA; encoded by the coding sequence ATGACCCGGACGCCCCGAGCAGGGTCCGGCGCCGTACCGGCGGACGGTACGGAAGCAGCGGGCGGTACGGAAGCGGTGGGCGGCACGGAAGCGGTGGGCGGCACGGAGACGGTGGACGCTGGGGAGGCGGTGGACGCTGGGGAGGCGGCGCTGGGGCCGGGTCTCGACACCGATGCCCTGCTCGACGACCCCGGCATCCGGATCGTCGTCTGCTGCGGCTCCGGCGGTGTCGGCAAGACGACCACGGCCGCGGCTCTCGGCGTACGGGCCGCGGAGCGCGGCCGCAAGGTGGTCGTCCTCACCATCGACCCCGCGCGGCGGCTAGCCCAGTCGATGGGCATCGACCAGCTCGACAACGTCCCGCGCCGGGTCGAGGACATCGCGGGCGAGGGCGAACTGCACGCGATGATGCTCGACATGAAGCGGACCTTCGACGAGACGGTCGAAGCGCACGCGGACCCCGAGCGGGCCCGCGCCATCCTGGACAACCCCTTCTACCAGTCCCTGTCGGCCGGTTTCGCGGGCACGCAGGAGTACATGGCGATGGAGAAGCTCGGGCAGCTGCGGGCGCGCGACGAGTGGGATCTGATCATCGTCGACACCCCGCCGTCCCGCTCCGCGCTGGACTTCCTGGACGCGCCGAAGCGGCTCGGTTCCTTCCTGGACGGCACCTTCATCCGTCTGCTGATGGCCCCGGCGAAGATCGGCGGCCGGGCCGGGATGAAGTTCCTCAACGTGGGCATGTCGATGATGACCGGCACCCTGGGCAAGCTGCTGGGCGGACAGTTCCTGCGGGACGTCCAGACGTTCGTCGCCGCGATGGACACGATGTTCGGTGGGTTCAGGACCCGGGCGGACGCCACGTACCAGCTGCTCCAGGCCCCGGGGACGGCGTTCCTGGTGGTCGCGACGCCCGAGCGGGACGCGCTGCGCGAGGCGGCGTACTTCGTGGACCGGCTGGCGGCGGAAAGCATGCCGCTCGCGGGGCTGGTGCTGAACCGGGCCCACGGCAGCGAGGCCGCGCGCCTCACGGCCGGACAGGCTCTCGCCGCCGCGGAAAATCTTGAGGCGGCGAGCATGGTGGATCGGCCCGCCGGGAAGACTGGTCTGAGCGACCCGGTGGTGGACCCCTCTCCCGAGCCATCTCCCGAAAACGCCGAGTCCCCCGTCCTCCCCGGCACGGACGGTGTGTCGGCGGACCCTCTCGTTCCCGTCGTTCCCGTCGAAGAACTCACCGCCGGGCTGCTGCGCCTGCACGCCGAACGCATGCAGGTGGTTGCACGTGAGCGGGAGACCCGTGAGCGCTTCACCGCTGCCCACCCGGAGGTCCTGGTGACCGAGGTGGCGGCGCTGCCGGGCGACGTGCACGACCTGTCGGGGCTGCGCACGGTGGGCGAGCGTCTCGCGGCCGCTCGGTCCGGGCAACCCCCGGCCTGA
- the tatA gene encoding Sec-independent protein translocase subunit TatA produces the protein MLRNGLEPWHLLILAVVFIALFGSKKLPEAARALGKSARILKSEAQAMKNDHLPAAEPTPTTPAAATMTEPPTAGI, from the coding sequence ATGCTCCGCAACGGACTGGAACCCTGGCACCTGCTGATCCTGGCGGTCGTTTTCATCGCGCTCTTCGGATCGAAGAAGCTTCCCGAGGCGGCCCGGGCGCTGGGAAAGTCGGCGCGCATCCTGAAGAGCGAGGCGCAGGCGATGAAGAACGACCACCTTCCCGCCGCTGAGCCCACCCCGACGACGCCGGCGGCCGCCACGATGACGGAGCCGCCGACCGCCGGCATCTGA
- a CDS encoding GatB/YqeY domain-containing protein, which yields MTTLKSKLKEDLTTAMKARDELTSSTLRLTLTAITKEEVSGKTARELSDDEVQKVIAKEAKKRREAAEAFAQGGRTEQAEREKAEGELLDAYLPKQLSDEELDAIVVSAVEEAKAAGAEGPRAMGAVMKIVSPKVAGLAEGGRVAAAVKKSLAG from the coding sequence ATGACCACGCTCAAGTCCAAGCTCAAGGAAGACCTCACCACCGCCATGAAGGCGCGGGACGAACTGACCTCGTCCACCCTTCGGCTGACCCTCACCGCGATCACCAAGGAAGAGGTGAGCGGGAAGACCGCTCGCGAGCTCTCCGACGACGAGGTGCAGAAGGTCATCGCCAAGGAGGCGAAGAAGCGCCGTGAGGCGGCGGAGGCCTTCGCCCAGGGCGGCCGGACGGAGCAGGCCGAGCGGGAGAAGGCCGAGGGCGAACTGCTCGACGCCTACCTCCCCAAGCAGCTCTCCGACGAGGAGCTCGACGCGATCGTCGTATCCGCCGTGGAGGAGGCGAAGGCCGCCGGAGCCGAGGGCCCGCGTGCCATGGGTGCGGTGATGAAGATCGTCAGCCCGAAGGTCGCGGGTCTCGCCGAGGGTGGCCGGGTCGCCGCCGCGGTGAAGAAGAGCCTCGCGGGCTGA
- a CDS encoding helix-turn-helix transcriptional regulator, producing the protein MRAGAKGRNHGWARTRPETPLSATGNHFAGGAPGTPDAHKSEAAPLTLLGLDPLEDAVYRLLVDRPDSEPGTLAGELATPLAAVRDALDSLVVRGLASCASSAASVKGVSAPASSDSGGPRYRAASPALALGPLLEARRSSLHQVESLMATLAERHRSAQAHASGAPVEVLSGVVAIRRRLLSMQERATTEVCSLMPLRRQRFSVISFEDNHDEIEDELIRRGVALRAVIERDWLEDPRTSAAMSAYVAQGQQISVVDTLPIKLIVVDREIALLPLDPERDDTEPVALVVHRTGLLVALSSLFEAQFARGRLLGPSDAPADGADGTGPAQEDRRILALLHLGMTDSAIARHLGVGHRTVQRRLQKLMAQVGASTRFQLGWHAARNDWIDGPTTPPPEHPQEHGGS; encoded by the coding sequence GTGAGGGCGGGAGCGAAAGGGCGGAACCATGGGTGGGCCCGTACTCGGCCGGAGACCCCGCTGAGTGCCACCGGGAACCACTTCGCGGGCGGCGCTCCCGGGACACCCGATGCCCACAAGAGCGAGGCCGCGCCGCTCACGCTGCTCGGGCTCGACCCGCTGGAGGACGCCGTGTACCGGCTCCTCGTCGACCGCCCCGACAGCGAGCCCGGGACACTGGCCGGGGAATTGGCGACACCCCTCGCGGCCGTCCGTGACGCCCTGGATTCCCTGGTGGTCCGCGGGCTCGCGAGCTGCGCCTCCTCCGCTGCATCCGTCAAGGGAGTGAGCGCTCCTGCCTCGTCCGACAGCGGTGGACCGCGCTACCGGGCGGCTTCGCCCGCCCTCGCCCTGGGACCGCTGCTGGAAGCCCGCCGCTCCTCCCTGCACCAGGTCGAGTCGCTGATGGCCACTCTCGCCGAGCGGCACCGTTCGGCCCAGGCCCACGCGTCGGGGGCCCCGGTCGAGGTGCTCTCGGGGGTCGTGGCCATCCGCCGGAGACTGCTGTCGATGCAGGAACGGGCCACCACCGAGGTGTGCAGCCTGATGCCGCTCCGGAGGCAGCGGTTCTCGGTGATCAGTTTCGAGGACAACCACGACGAGATCGAGGACGAGCTCATCCGGCGCGGAGTGGCCCTGCGGGCCGTCATCGAACGCGACTGGCTGGAGGATCCGCGGACCTCCGCCGCCATGTCCGCCTACGTCGCGCAGGGGCAGCAGATATCCGTGGTCGACACCTTGCCGATCAAGCTGATCGTCGTCGACCGGGAGATCGCGCTGCTCCCGCTCGATCCGGAGCGCGACGACACGGAACCCGTCGCACTGGTCGTCCACCGTACCGGGCTTCTGGTCGCCCTCAGTTCGCTCTTCGAGGCGCAGTTCGCACGAGGCAGACTTCTCGGTCCCTCCGACGCGCCCGCGGACGGTGCGGACGGCACCGGGCCCGCGCAGGAGGACCGCAGGATCCTCGCACTCCTGCACCTCGGTATGACGGACTCGGCGATCGCCCGCCACCTGGGCGTGGGCCACCGAACGGTCCAGCGTCGCCTCCAGAAACTCATGGCACAGGTGGGCGCGTCCACGCGCTTCCAACTCGGCTGGCACGCGGCGCGCAACGACTGGATCGACGGGCCGACCACACCGCCGCCCGAGCACCCGCAGGAGCACGGCGGGTCCTGA
- a CDS encoding transglycosylase domain-containing protein: MPKKRSGGGLTTTQQAAKFLGVAALSGAVLAGIALPAAGALGLAAKGTVEGFDEIPANLKTPPLSQRTTILDADGGAIATVYSRDRTVVPLKDMSPYMQDAIVAIEDSRFYEHGAVDLKGILRAMNRNVQSGGTAEGASTLTQQYVKNVFVEEAGDDPEKVAEATQQTLGRKVRELKYAIQVEEELGKKKILENYLNITFFGQQAYGVEAASQRYFSKHAKDLKLEEAALLAGIVQSPTRYDPVNDEAEATKRRNTVLARMAATGSVSQAEADKAMATPIKLKVKTPQNGCITAVSGAGFFCDYVRKVILSDPAFGKTSEDRSKLWNLGGLTIRTTLSPRAQEAADEAATAKVNKTDKVAASVVQVEPGTGKILSMGQSRPYGLDQKNHETVLNLAVGSAMGGSTYGFQVGSTFKPITAAAALEKGISPAQSYTTERKILLPKEDFTTCSGAIASDKDWSVQNETEEEKGTFDMTGALGKSINTYFAKLEQQTGLCDTVTMAKKVGYARGDGTPVPEAPSLTLGGVESTPLGMAATYATFANRGTYCTPIAIQSITDANGKKLAVPKSSCSRAMSEKTADTINQMLKGVVEDGTGTAAGLSDRDNAGKTGTTNERVDAWFVGYTPNLSTAVWVGADIGKKLPMYDITIGGQYYDKVCGGCLPGPIWKIAMTGALDAGETPSFNAVSVPRAEEKGDKDKNKGGDGDGEGDGTGGDTGDDDKPTPTITLPDFLGGNQGGRGPRGQDAGGNGP; the protein is encoded by the coding sequence ATGCCAAAAAAGCGCTCGGGCGGGGGTCTCACCACGACCCAGCAGGCCGCCAAGTTCCTCGGTGTCGCCGCGCTCTCCGGAGCGGTACTGGCGGGCATCGCACTGCCGGCCGCCGGCGCACTGGGCCTCGCCGCCAAGGGGACGGTCGAGGGGTTCGACGAGATCCCCGCCAACCTCAAGACACCACCGCTCAGCCAGCGCACCACGATCCTGGACGCCGACGGGGGCGCCATCGCGACGGTGTACTCCCGCGACCGCACCGTCGTGCCGCTGAAGGACATGTCCCCGTACATGCAGGACGCGATCGTCGCGATCGAGGACTCCCGCTTCTACGAGCACGGGGCCGTCGACCTCAAGGGCATCCTGCGCGCGATGAACCGCAACGTGCAGTCGGGCGGGACGGCCGAAGGCGCGTCGACCCTCACCCAGCAGTACGTGAAGAACGTCTTCGTCGAGGAGGCGGGCGACGACCCGGAGAAGGTCGCCGAGGCCACCCAGCAGACGCTGGGCCGCAAGGTCCGTGAGCTGAAGTACGCCATCCAGGTCGAGGAGGAACTCGGCAAGAAGAAGATCCTGGAGAACTACCTCAACATCACGTTCTTCGGGCAGCAGGCCTACGGCGTGGAGGCCGCCTCCCAGCGGTACTTCTCCAAGCACGCGAAGGACCTGAAGCTGGAGGAGGCCGCGCTGCTCGCCGGCATCGTCCAGTCGCCGACCCGGTACGACCCGGTCAACGACGAGGCTGAGGCGACCAAGCGCCGCAACACCGTCCTCGCGCGCATGGCCGCCACCGGCAGTGTCTCGCAGGCCGAGGCCGACAAGGCGATGGCGACGCCGATCAAGCTGAAGGTCAAGACCCCGCAGAACGGCTGCATCACCGCGGTCAGCGGAGCCGGCTTCTTCTGCGACTACGTACGCAAGGTCATCCTCTCCGATCCCGCCTTCGGGAAGACGAGCGAGGACCGGTCGAAGCTCTGGAACCTGGGTGGCCTGACCATAAGGACCACCCTCTCCCCGCGGGCCCAGGAGGCCGCCGACGAGGCCGCCACCGCGAAGGTCAACAAGACCGACAAGGTCGCCGCCTCCGTGGTCCAGGTCGAGCCCGGCACCGGCAAGATCCTCTCGATGGGCCAGTCCCGCCCCTACGGTCTGGACCAGAAGAACCACGAGACGGTCCTCAACCTCGCCGTCGGCTCCGCGATGGGCGGATCCACCTACGGCTTCCAGGTCGGCTCGACCTTCAAGCCGATCACCGCCGCGGCGGCTCTGGAGAAGGGCATCAGCCCGGCCCAGTCGTACACCACGGAACGCAAGATCCTGCTGCCGAAGGAGGACTTCACCACCTGCTCGGGCGCGATCGCGAGCGACAAGGACTGGTCCGTGCAGAACGAGACGGAGGAGGAGAAGGGCACCTTCGACATGACGGGCGCCCTGGGCAAGTCCATCAACACCTACTTCGCGAAGCTGGAGCAGCAGACCGGCCTCTGCGACACGGTCACGATGGCGAAGAAGGTCGGTTACGCCCGCGGGGACGGCACACCGGTCCCGGAAGCGCCCTCCCTCACTCTCGGCGGTGTCGAGAGCACCCCGCTCGGCATGGCCGCCACGTACGCCACGTTCGCCAACCGCGGCACGTACTGCACCCCGATCGCCATCCAGTCGATCACCGACGCCAACGGCAAGAAGCTCGCCGTGCCCAAGTCGAGTTGCTCGCGGGCGATGAGCGAGAAGACCGCGGACACGATCAACCAGATGCTCAAGGGTGTCGTCGAGGACGGCACCGGTACGGCCGCCGGTCTGAGTGACCGTGACAACGCCGGCAAGACCGGTACGACCAACGAGCGCGTGGACGCCTGGTTCGTCGGCTACACACCGAACCTGTCCACGGCTGTCTGGGTCGGCGCCGACATCGGCAAGAAGCTGCCGATGTACGACATCACCATCGGGGGGCAGTACTACGACAAGGTGTGTGGTGGCTGTCTGCCGGGACCGATCTGGAAGATCGCGATGACCGGAGCGCTCGACGCCGGCGAGACCCCGTCCTTCAACGCCGTCTCCGTGCCCCGGGCCGAGGAGAAGGGCGACAAGGACAAGAACAAGGGCGGCGACGGGGACGGTGAGGGCGACGGCACCGGCGGCGACACCGGTGACGACGACAAGCCGACGCCGACCATCACGCTGCCGGACTTCCTCGGCGGCAACCAGGGCGGCCGGGGCCCTCGCGGCCAGGACGCCGGGGGCAACGGACCGTAG
- a CDS encoding Pr6Pr family membrane protein: protein MTAAPKSVTLPRPRAEDAFLRGGRSPRRTAAVLRALVCAAAISGLTIGWATSEAPVELVSRFTFQANLLIAGAFGWSAHRSWTGRGPASPRLTGGTLLVSVTIGLASHLILTDNSFGYSASGASGPQAGGASAVSELLPHTVLPVAVVLDWLLLTPARTLRLRFLPLWLLCASAYLAFVLVRGSLLDPGPGPRYPYPFLDVDTYGYQEVLAHAFALALLLVVLATLLIALDHIRPRTGRRTGPGR, encoded by the coding sequence ATGACCGCCGCCCCGAAATCCGTTACGCTGCCGAGGCCACGGGCCGAGGACGCGTTCCTGCGAGGCGGCCGCTCCCCGCGCCGTACGGCCGCCGTCCTGCGGGCCCTGGTGTGCGCGGCGGCGATCAGCGGCCTCACGATCGGGTGGGCGACGAGCGAGGCACCGGTGGAGCTGGTGAGCCGGTTCACCTTCCAGGCGAACCTCCTGATCGCCGGAGCTTTCGGCTGGTCCGCGCACCGGTCCTGGACAGGTCGCGGGCCGGCATCCCCGCGCCTGACGGGTGGAACGCTCCTCGTCTCGGTGACCATCGGCCTGGCGTCCCACCTGATCCTGACCGACAACAGCTTCGGCTACTCCGCCTCCGGCGCTTCCGGCCCTCAGGCGGGGGGCGCGAGTGCCGTCTCGGAGCTGCTGCCCCACACGGTGCTGCCCGTGGCCGTGGTCCTGGACTGGCTCCTGCTGACTCCGGCCCGGACACTGCGGCTGCGCTTCCTGCCCCTGTGGCTGCTCTGCGCCTCGGCGTACCTGGCCTTCGTCCTGGTCAGGGGTTCCCTGCTCGATCCCGGTCCCGGCCCTCGCTACCCGTACCCCTTCCTGGACGTCGACACGTACGGCTACCAGGAAGTGCTCGCCCACGCTTTCGCGCTCGCCCTGCTGCTCGTCGTCCTGGCCACCCTGCTCATCGCCCTGGACCACATCCGCCCCCGCACCGGGCGCCGGACCGGGCCGGGCCGTTAA
- a CDS encoding WhiB family transcriptional regulator, producing the protein MGWVTDWSAQAACRTTDPDELFVQGAAQNRAKAVCTGCPVRTECLADALDNHVEFGVWGGMTERERRALLRRRPTVTSWRRLLETARSEYERSTGMLPGVIELDDDDYQETYAAVG; encoded by the coding sequence ATGGGCTGGGTAACCGACTGGAGTGCGCAGGCAGCCTGCCGCACTACCGATCCGGACGAGCTGTTCGTACAGGGGGCAGCACAGAACAGGGCCAAGGCGGTGTGCACCGGATGTCCGGTGCGGACGGAGTGCCTGGCCGACGCGCTCGACAACCACGTCGAGTTCGGCGTGTGGGGCGGAATGACGGAACGGGAGCGCCGCGCACTGCTGCGCCGCCGTCCCACCGTCACCTCCTGGCGTCGTCTGCTGGAGACCGCGCGCAGTGAGTACGAGCGGTCCACGGGCATGCTGCCGGGGGTCATCGAGCTGGACGACGACGACTACCAGGAGACGTACGCCGCAGTGGGGTGA
- the gltX gene encoding glutamate--tRNA ligase: MFHVGGARSALYNWAVARQAGGTFVLRVEDTDTARNRPEWTDGIINALAAIGIHEDDPAFEGPYFQSHNAARHMEAGLRLYDADRAYYCDCTRQQLRERTGSEHLGYDGHCRERALTADEGRALRFRTPDEGETVVTDLVRGTPAFPNSAIEDFVIARGDGSPVFLIANVVDDLDEGITLVVRGEEHLSNTPKQQLLWEALGAEPPRWAHLPVIVNEKRQKLSKRRDKVGLEDYLADGFLPEAMVNYLMLLGWGPGGDREILPYEEMEQLFRLEDVNTSPAFFDVKKLTAFNGEYIRALAPEQFAAACAPWLIAPHAPWAPEEFDTAVFEAAAPLAQTRLTVLSEITACVDFLFLTEPVREAGSWNKAMKPGADALLRDARTALTTTIWQADELKAALVTVGERHGLKLGKAQAPIRVALTGRTVGLPLFESMELLGRERVLARLDAAREELATRAQAPS, encoded by the coding sequence ATGTTCCACGTCGGGGGCGCGCGCTCCGCCCTCTACAACTGGGCCGTCGCCCGGCAGGCGGGCGGCACCTTCGTCCTGCGCGTCGAGGACACCGACACCGCCCGTAACAGGCCCGAGTGGACCGACGGCATCATCAACGCCCTGGCGGCCATCGGCATCCACGAGGACGACCCCGCCTTCGAGGGGCCCTACTTCCAGTCGCACAACGCCGCCCGTCACATGGAGGCGGGGCTGCGTCTGTACGACGCCGACCGCGCGTACTACTGCGACTGCACGCGCCAGCAGCTCAGAGAGCGAACGGGTTCGGAGCACCTCGGCTACGACGGACACTGCCGGGAACGCGCCCTCACCGCCGACGAAGGGCGGGCGCTCCGGTTCCGTACCCCCGACGAGGGCGAGACGGTGGTGACCGACCTGGTGCGCGGTACACCCGCGTTCCCGAACAGCGCCATCGAGGACTTCGTGATCGCACGGGGCGACGGCTCCCCGGTCTTCTTGATCGCCAACGTCGTGGACGACCTCGACGAGGGGATCACTCTGGTGGTCCGAGGCGAGGAACACCTCTCCAACACCCCCAAGCAGCAGCTGCTCTGGGAGGCGCTCGGCGCCGAACCGCCCCGCTGGGCACACCTCCCGGTGATCGTCAACGAGAAGCGCCAGAAGCTCTCCAAGCGCCGGGACAAGGTGGGGCTGGAGGACTACCTCGCCGACGGGTTCCTCCCCGAGGCGATGGTCAACTACCTCATGCTGCTCGGCTGGGGCCCGGGCGGTGACCGGGAGATCCTTCCCTACGAGGAGATGGAGCAGCTCTTCCGCCTCGAGGACGTCAACACCTCACCGGCATTCTTCGACGTGAAGAAGCTGACCGCCTTCAACGGCGAGTACATCCGTGCGCTCGCGCCGGAGCAGTTCGCCGCGGCCTGCGCACCCTGGCTCATCGCCCCGCACGCCCCCTGGGCCCCGGAGGAGTTCGACACTGCTGTCTTCGAGGCGGCGGCTCCTCTCGCCCAGACCCGTCTGACGGTCCTCTCCGAGATCACGGCCTGCGTCGACTTCCTCTTCCTGACGGAGCCGGTCCGGGAGGCAGGCTCCTGGAACAAGGCGATGAAGCCCGGTGCCGACGCCCTCCTGCGGGACGCGCGCACGGCGCTGACCACCACCATCTGGCAGGCGGACGAACTGAAGGCGGCACTGGTCACGGTCGGCGAGCGGCACGGGCTGAAGCTGGGCAAGGCCCAGGCACCCATCCGGGTCGCGCTCACCGGCCGTACGGTCGGATTGCCGCTCTTCGAGTCCATGGAACTCCTCGGGCGCGAGCGGGTCCTCGCCCGACTGGACGCGGCCAGGGAGGAGTTGGCCACACGGGCGCAGGCACCTTCGTGA
- a CDS encoding metallophosphoesterase, translating to MRARYGIPLKVAATGAAVGAAGLAYAAGFEARSFRLRRVTVPVLPPGARPLRVLQISDVHMVSGQRKKRAWLQSLAGLRPDFVVNTGDNLSDPEAVPELLDALGPLMELPGVYVFGSNDYYGPKLRNPVRYLKEKAAGKHGLNGNAPATNAVHNPWEPMRDAFDDAGWIGLSNTRGRLKLDGLDIAFTGLDDPHIKRDRYAEVSGGPESGADLSIGVVHAPYLRSLDAFTRDGYPLILAGHTHGGQLCIPFYGALVTNCDLDTDRVKGLSSHTADGNRAYLHVSAGCGTNRYTPVRFACPPEATLLTLTARA from the coding sequence ATGCGCGCACGCTACGGAATTCCCCTGAAAGTCGCCGCGACCGGTGCGGCGGTCGGCGCCGCCGGCCTCGCCTACGCCGCAGGATTCGAGGCCCGCTCGTTCCGTCTCCGCCGGGTGACCGTCCCTGTACTCCCGCCCGGGGCACGCCCGTTGCGCGTACTCCAGATCTCCGACGTCCATATGGTCAGCGGCCAGCGCAAGAAGCGCGCCTGGCTCCAGTCGCTGGCTGGGCTGCGCCCGGACTTCGTCGTCAACACGGGTGACAACCTCTCCGACCCCGAGGCGGTGCCCGAGCTGCTGGACGCCCTGGGACCCCTCATGGAGCTCCCCGGCGTGTACGTCTTCGGATCGAACGACTACTACGGCCCCAAGCTCCGCAACCCCGTGCGCTACCTCAAGGAGAAGGCGGCGGGCAAGCACGGCCTGAACGGCAACGCCCCGGCGACGAACGCGGTTCACAACCCGTGGGAGCCGATGCGCGACGCGTTCGACGACGCGGGGTGGATCGGCCTCTCCAACACCCGGGGACGGCTGAAGCTCGACGGCCTGGACATCGCGTTCACCGGGCTGGACGACCCTCACATCAAGCGGGACCGGTACGCCGAGGTCTCCGGCGGTCCCGAGTCGGGCGCCGATCTCTCCATCGGCGTGGTCCACGCCCCCTACCTGCGCTCGCTGGACGCGTTCACGAGGGACGGCTACCCGCTGATCCTCGCCGGGCACACCCACGGCGGACAGCTCTGCATCCCGTTCTACGGTGCCCTGGTCACCAACTGCGACCTGGACACGGACCGGGTCAAGGGCCTCTCCAGCCACACGGCCGACGGGAACCGGGCCTATCTCCACGTCTCGGCGGGCTGCGGTACGAACCGCTACACCCCGGTCCGCTTCGCCTGCCCCCCGGAAGCGACCCTGCTGACGCTGACCGCGCGGGCGTGA